The genomic interval AGCACCGCGCCCTCGATCATCGCGAGCATCGAACTGCGATATTGTTCCTTGGTATATTCGGTGCGGGTGAACAGGATCTTGAAGTCGACCTTGGGGTTGTTCTTCTTGATCTGCTCCAGCTTCTTCATCGTCTCGTCGTGGATCGTTACGTCCGACGCGCCCTTCGCCTTTTCGATCGAAAAGCTGAGCACCTGACGCCCGCCGATCTTCGCGAGGTTGCGCTGCTCGGCATAGCCGTCGGTGACCCTGGCGACGTCGGCGAGGCGTATGGTGCGGCCGTTGCCGATCGAGATGCGCGTCTCGCTGAGCTGATAGGCACTGCCCGCATTGCCGAGCACGCGCACCGCTTGTTCGGAGCCCGCGATCTCAGTGCGCCCGCCCGCGGCGTTGACGTTCACCTGCCGCAACTGCTGGTTCACCTGACTCGCGGTCAGGCCATAGCTTTGCATCCGCGCGGGATCGAGGATGACGCGAATTTCGCGGTCGACGCCGCCCGAGCGGCTGACCTGGCTCATCCCGGGGATCGAGAGCAGCTCCTTCGCGACCGTATTGTCGACGAACCATGACAGCTGTTCGAGCGTCATGTCGGTCGCCTCGACCGCGAAATAGGTGATCGGGCCGCCCGCGATGTCGACGCGCACGACCTGCGGTTCGAGAATACCGTCGGGCAGGTCGCTGCGGATTTGCTGAATCGCCTGATTGACGTCGTTATAGGCGCGGTCGATCGGCGTACCGATCGCGAATTGCACGAAGGTCCGGCTGTTGCCTTCGCTGACATAGGACGACATTTCGTCGACCCCGCTCACGCCGCGGATCGCCGCTTCGACGCGCTGGGTGACCTGCGTTTCCAATTCGGTCGGCGCGGCGCCCGGCTGCACGACGATCACCTGCACCGCCGGAAATTCGACGTCGGGATTGTCGTTGACGTCCATCCGGTTGAAGCTGACGAGCCCCGCGAGCAGCAGCAGTATGAACAGGACGATCGGCGGCACCGGATTGCGGATGCACCAAGCGGAAATATTGCGGAAACTCATGACTCAGGCGCCCTTGTGCGAATGCGAGGCCGATGACCGGATCATTGCGGGGTTTTCTGCATCACCGGCTTCACCTTGTCGCCGACGTTGAGGAAGGCGCCGGCGAGGGTCACGACCCGCTCGTTGCCGGTGAGGCCCGAGGCGATCGACACGCCGGCGTCGCTGACCGTGCCGACCTTGACCGGCTTGCGTTCGATCTTGTCGTCCTTGCCGACGATCAGCACGAAATTGCCTTCGGGTCCGCTCTGCACCGCGCTTTCGGGAAGCAGCGGCGCTTCGGCGGTGCCCGAGACGAGCCGCGCGTCGGCGAAACCGCCGGGACGCAGCACCGACGAATAGGGAACCGCGATGCGCACCATGCCCTGGCGCGTGTCCATGTCGACGACCGGCGACACCTGCCACACCTGGCCGGCGATCTGGACGTCGGTGCCGACCGGGGTGACGGTCGCGCGCGTGCCGACCTTGATGCGCGCGAGATCGGCCTCGGCCATCTGCGCGAGCATTTCCATCTCGCCGCCGCGCGCCATACGGAACAATACGCCGCTGCCCGCGCCGACGATCTGGCCGACCTCGACCTGTCGCGTCAGCACCAGCCCCGCCGCGGGCGCGACGATGTTGAGCCGGTCGTTGCGCGCTCTCGCCTCGGCATATTGCGCCTGCGCGACGCGCACGCGCGCATTGGCGGCGTCGCGGGTCGCGCGCTTGCGGTCCATATCGGCCTTCGAGATGAAGCCGCGGCCGACGAGCGCCTGTGCGCGTTCGAGTTCGGCCTGCGCCAGTTCGGCGTCCGCCTGCGCGACGCGGATCGACGCCGCGAGGCTCGCCGCCTGCTGCGTCTGCACCGAACGGTCGATCACCGCCAGCGTCTGCCCGGCGCCGACCCACTGGCCGGGCTCGACGAGGACGCGAACGACCTCGCCGCCCTCGCCCGCGACGCCGACCGGCATTTCGCGGCGCGCCGCGATCGTGCCGTTGGCGGCGATCGCCGCCTCGACCGACACGCGGCCGGGAACGACCACGGTGACGTTCGGAACCGCCGCGGCGCCCGCCGCCCCTTCGGCGTCAGCCGCGCCCTTGCCGCTGGTGAAGGCGTAATAGGCCGCGCCGAGCGCGAGCGCGATCAGCACCAGCGCGACGATCAGCCGCGTGCGCTTGCGCCGGCTGTCGTCGGCGTCTTCATAAAAGCTTTGCGTGCCCGCCAGGCTGTCCATCGAATCCACTTTCCGCTCGTAGTTCACGCCGAAAATCCTCCCTGCCTTGCGCGGCATCATGATGCGGAAGGCGCGAGCGCCCACCCCCTTCGATCCCGCACGACAGGATCAATCCTCTGTCGAGGTGTATTACCTAATTAAATCACCACTGGCAAGAGGCGAAACTTCGCCAACCCCCATGCGCCCCGGAGCGCGCGCCATAGACGCCTTGTCCTGCGATTTCCAGTGGTTGCGGGCATGAAAAAGGGCGGCGCGCCCTTGCGGCGGCCGCCCTTTTCTTCGCGCCGGCCGATGCGGCCGACTATGACCGTCCGGCGGTCAGCGCACGCGGCCGCGGCGCACGAGGTTGACGATCCCGAGCAGGATCACGGCGCCGAGAAAGGCGGTGAGCAAGGTCATCGGATCAAAGGCGTCGCCGCGCAAATGGCCGCCGCCAAGGAAGCTGCCGAACAGGAAGCGGCCGAGGATCGACCCGATACAGCCGACGACGATGTTCAGGAAAATCCCCTGCTGCGCGTCGGTGCGCATCACGATGCTGGCAAGCCAGCCGATGATGCCGCCCATGATGATTGCGATAATCCACGTAAGCATAATATGACCCCCTAAGATCGTATTGGCGCCTGACCCTGCAGGCCTGTCCTTGGTAACCCAAATATCTGAAATCGCCTAGCGGAATGGCGGCGGCGGAATGCGGCCATCCGCCGCCGTTCCGATCAGCGGACGCTGCCGCGCCGGATCAGGTTGATGATCCCGAGCAGCACCACCGCGCCGATAAAGGCCCAGAGCAGCCCGACCGGGCTGAAGGTGTCGAGGCTCGCCCCCATGCCGAAGAAACTGCCGAGAAAATTGCCCAGGAACGCGCCGACGATCCCGACGACGACATTCAGGATGATGCCCTGTTGCGCATCGGTGCGCATGACGATGCTCGCCAGCCAGCCGATGATGCCGCCGACGATCAATGTGATGATCAAACCCATGATTTTCCCTTCCCTGAACCGGCCGGGCGCGCGCCGGGGGCCGGCGATTGTCGAAACGTCCGGTCGTACCCGGACATCGCTTCAGCGATATCGAAACAATGCGGTCGGGGCTCGAAAGGTTCCCGGCCGGCCCGTCCGGGCGCGGCCGGGAAAAGGGGGATCGGTTCCTGATCGGGAACGTCTCCGGGTCGCAAGATGGCACTAAGCAGCCGCGTTTGACGCTGGTGTGACGAAAATCACCGCCGCGAAAATAATTGGCGCGCGCGAAGGAGGGACCGGAAGACAGAAGGCGGGGATGCACGCGAGATAGCGCGATGGCGCAGACGGGAGCACCGTCCCCTTATGTCGTCATCCCGGCGAAGGCCGGGACCTCGCCGGTGCGTCAGGACGAGACGATGGGATCCCGGCCTTCCGCCTTCGGCGGAAGTTTATCCTGAGCGCCTGCAAGGCAGTCGAAGGGCCGGGATAACGCGTCAATGAAGATCATCGAACTCCAGAGCACCCGGCGGCAGCCGGGCCGGCACCCGCCCGCCCGGCGCATGCGAAATGGGGGCCGGCATCGCTGCCAACCCCCACTATCCGGTTTTGCCCTGCCGGCTCCGTCCCGCTTCATCCCGGTCCGCTTCTCTTGCGATCAGCGGCCCGCAAAACGATGCGTCGCGGCGCCCGCCGGAGCAATCCGGCGACGGTTTGGTCGGCCCCCTTTCGGGGGCCGGCCGCACCTGGAAAGCCCTTCATCATCTCTTCTTGCGTCCGCCGAAGCGGTCGCTGTCCAAGCGATGGACTGCATTTCCCGTACCCGATCGGGTTCGTATCAACTCGTGGGAATCGCTACGTTCCGTGATCAGGCTATCGGTCGATTTCCTCGTCCGTCCGTCCGTTCTCTTCCGGCTAGTCTTGCAACTACCCTTGATGTCCCGGTGGTCCGACGTCTCTGTCGTCCGATGATTGGAAGCTGACATGAAGCGTTCGGAGCGCCAACAAAAAAAGCGCCAAAAGCCGCCCGAAACCGCCCGCGCTTGTGGATAAGTCCGGCATTAGCAACAAGCGGATTCGTTGCAGCAATATTGCAACAACATTGCAGCATTTCTGGAGCCCCTCGCCGAACCGACTCGGGGCGCCAGATGACGGAAGCAGGACGGGACTCGCCCGCCGCGAAAAAAGAGAGCGGGCTCCGCAGGACCCGCTCTCCATGATTGCCACATAATATGTATCAGCCTTTCACGGTCACCTCGACCCGGCGCGCCGCCGAATTGTCGGTGCCGGAGGTCGTCGCCTCGGCGGGTTTCTCGAGCACCACCCTTTCCGGTGCGAAGCCGAGTTTCTCAAGCGCCGCCTTCACGCTCTGCGCCCGGTTCTTCGACAGTTCGGCATTGGCGGCCGCGTTGCCCGTCGGATCGTTATAGCCCGACACGGCCAGCGTCGCGGCCGGATTGCCGTCGAGATAGGCCTTCACCCCCGCCGCCGCGGTGGACAGGTCGTTCGACACTTCCGACTTTCCGGTGTCGAAATAGACCGTCAGCATCGGCTTGCCCTCGCGATCCGCCGCGACGACGCCCGCGCCTTCCGGAATGGCGGCGGTCGCGGCCGTTCCCGTCGCGCTGCCGGCCGGCGCGACGGTTTCGCTGACGGCGGCTTCGTCGGTCGGCGGCGCCACGGCGGCTTCCTGCTTCGAGCAATAGCGCAGCCCGAAGAAGATCAACGCCGCAAGGACCAGCGCGAGAAGGAGCCAGCCCAGCCAGCCCATGCCGCCACCGGCCTTTTCATCATCGCCGCTCGAATAGGCGGTTTGCGGCGCCGAAGGGGGAGGTGGCGGCGCGGCGGGCGCAGGATCGGCCGCGGAACTCGCGGCGACCGCACCGCCGGCCCCCAGGCCCGCTGCGGCGAGCGGCGCGACGGGCGCGGTCTCCCCTTCGTTCGTGCCGGCATCGCCGGCTCCACCCGCGGCGGCCAATCCGGCCGCACCGGCAACACCCGCGGCGCCAGCGGCACCGCCAAAGAGGCCGAGCAGGCCGAAATGCTGCGCGAGAAGATAGTAAACGGTGACGCGGTTCTTTGTCCGGTCTTCCTTCATCCGCTCGCCGACACCGGCGATCGCGGCATCGAGCGTCGCGTCATCGTCGGTCAATCCAAGCTTCTTTTTGAGGAAATTCTCGCGAACCCGGTCGGTCTCCTTTTTGTCGCTGAAGGAAACGAGCGAGGAATCGCGGTTCCGAAGCGCGATGCCGAGATATTTGACGATCGCCGACACCACCGCCTCGTCGGCGTCCGCGACATATTTCCTGACATCCGCCAGCCAATCTTCTGCCATGCGATTATCCTCCTGCCAGACGCAAGGGTTCGCCGTCAGACGCTCGCACGGGGGGCGAGACTCACGTCTTAGAAGCCGGAACTTATATCATTTTCCGGAAATGCAATATCGCAGCCCCGGGCGTCCGCCCTATCGCTTGCCCAGGTCGCCCTTGCCCACCGTCCCCGACGCCATGTCGAGCATCCGGTCGAGGCTCTTCCTCGCGGCGAGGCGAAGTTCCTCGTCCATCTCGATCCGCGGCTGGAGGTCGCGCAGCGCGAGGTAGAGCTTCTCCATCGTGTTGAGCGCCATATAGGGGCAGATGTTGCAGTTGCAGTTGCCGTCCGCCCCCGGCGCGCCGATGAAAGTCTTCTCGGGCAGCGCGAGCTCCATCTGGTGGATGATGTGCGGCTCGGTCGCGACGATCAGCGTGTCGCCGGGGAAGCTCTTGGCGAACTGCAATATGCCGCTCGTCGAGCCGACATAGTCGGCATGGTCGACGATGTGCGGCGGGCATTCGGGATGCGCCGCGACCGGCGCGCCGGGATGCTGCGCCTTCAGCTTCAGCAGCTCGGTCTCGCTGAACGCCTCGTGGACGATGCACACGCCCGGCCACAGCAGCATGTCGCGCCCGAACTTGCGGTTCATATAGCCGCCGAGGTGACGGTCGGGGCCGAAGATGATCTTCTGGCTTTCCGGAATCTGGCTGATGATCGTCTCGGCGCTCGACGAGGTGACGATGATGTCGCTCAAGGCTTTCACCGCGGCCGAGCAATTGATGTAGGTCAGCGCGATATGGTCGGGATGCGCTTCGCGGAAGCGTTTGAACTGTTCGGGCGGGCAGCTGTCCTCGAGGCTGCATCCCGCGTCCATGTCGGGCAGGACGACGATCTTTTCGGGGCTCAATATTTTCGCGGTCTCGGCCATGAACTTGACACCGCAAAAGGCGATGACGTCGGCGTCGGTATCCGCCGCCTTGCGCGACAGCTCGAGCGAATCGCCGACGAAATCGGCGAGATCCTGAATTTCGGGCTTCTGATAATAATGCGCGAGAATGACGGCGTTGCGCTCCTTGCGGAGGCGTTCGATTTCGGCGCGCAGGTCGAGGCCCGAGAGATTCTCGCGGATGGGAGCAGTCATGGCATTTCCTTATATGGCTTAGCCTTGGCGCCCCCCTACACCCTGCCCCGCGGCAGGGCAACGCGGCTCAACCGCCGGCCAGCCACGTCGTGAGCGCGATGACGGGGGGCGTCATCGACAGCAGCGATATGGCGACGCGCGTCGCGATGACAACCGCCGCGATCGCCCATGTCGCCGGATGCACCGCGCCGCGGGTCCGCCGATCATAGGCCGCGACGACCGCGACGGCGGCCAGCTGGCATAGCGCGACCGCCGGTTCCGCCCAGGGTCCCATCAGCGGGATGGGGAGCAGCCGCCCCAGCGCGGGTTCAAGGATGACGATCGTCGCGCCGATCATCAGCCGCCGGTGCCAGTCGGTCGCGCGCCGCCGCCGGAGCGCCCAGGCGACCATCGCGCCGAAGACCAGCGACTCGGTCACGGTCAGCGCGAGGAAATAGGGCGGCGTGAAGAAGGGCGGAAAACGGTTCAGCATCAGTGACGCGACACCGGTGAAGACGCCGAGGCCGGTGATGAAGATCGCCAGCAGCCCGCCAATCCGCCCGAGTTGACGATGCCGCGCCCGATTGCCCCGCGACACCAGCACCGGCTGCGCGATCAGCAGCGCCAGCCAGGCGAGCATCGCGGCGCCATGGACATGAACCCAAAAGGGCGCCGCGACTGGATCGACGAAGCCCCGGAGCGCGAATTGCAGAAAGCCGAAGACGATGAAGACCGCGAGGCCGATCGCCATGCGATGCCAGAAAAGCTCGGCGCGCGCGGCGCCCCCTGCCGTTGTAGCCATGCCCGTTTCCCCTGCCCGACCCGGCGCGAGGATAACGCAGCCGCGAAAGCGCGAAAAGCCGGGTTTTTACTCAGGATCGGCGAAGCGCGCGGTCACCTTGGCATCGATGCCGGCGGCCTTGAGCGGCATGGCGAAGCTCTGCTCGACCGCGGTGCGCGCCGCGCCCTGGGCAAGGCGCATCGGCGTCGCGCCTTTCGCCTGCTTGATCAATTCCTCCTGCGCATTCTTGCGGTTGGCGGCGTCGAGCACCCGCTCGGCATCGGTCAGCGTCAGCAATATCTCGCCATCGCGATATTCGCTGATCGCATCGATATCGATCTCGGGACCCGCGAGCCGCAGCGGCGGCAGCGTGACGGTCAGCGCACCCGCCGCCGCGTTCCAGTCGAGATCCGACTGTTCGAGTTTGCCGAGGTCGAGTTCATAGCGGACGGTGCCCGGCATGATCAGCGTCTTCTTCGCGCTGAGCCCGAGCCGGCTCTGCGTCGAGGTCACCACCGCAACATAGCGCGCGGTGAAAGGCACCAGCACATTCTGTTCCTGCAATCCCTGCAGGCTCGCCGCGACGACGGTTTCGGGGTCAGTGCCCCGCTGCCAGTCCTGCCAGGCGCGCCAGCCGAAGAACAGCGCGAGCGCGAGGATCGCAACGAGCGCGGCGCGGAACAGGCCCTTGCTCATGCCACCAGCCGCCAGCTTTCGGCGTCGCGCGCGACGCGGCCGCGATTTTCGAGATCGATCAGATGCGCGAGCACCGATCGGCCGGCGGCGCCCGTCAGCCGCGGGTCGAGCCCCTTGTACATATGTTTCACCATCTCGGGGATGACG from uncultured Sphingopyxis sp. carries:
- a CDS encoding GlsB/YeaQ/YmgE family stress response membrane protein; its protein translation is MLTWIIAIIMGGIIGWLASIVMRTDAQQGIFLNIVVGCIGSILGRFLFGSFLGGGHLRGDAFDPMTLLTAFLGAVILLGIVNLVRRGRVR
- a CDS encoding DUF2853 family protein; translation: MAEDWLADVRKYVADADEAVVSAIVKYLGIALRNRDSSLVSFSDKKETDRVRENFLKKKLGLTDDDATLDAAIAGVGERMKEDRTKNRVTVYYLLAQHFGLLGLFGGAAGAAGVAGAAGLAAAGGAGDAGTNEGETAPVAPLAAAGLGAGGAVAASSAADPAPAAPPPPPSAPQTAYSSGDDEKAGGGMGWLGWLLLALVLAALIFFGLRYCSKQEAAVAPPTDEAAVSETVAPAGSATGTAATAAIPEGAGVVAADREGKPMLTVYFDTGKSEVSNDLSTAAAGVKAYLDGNPAATLAVSGYNDPTGNAAANAELSKNRAQSVKAALEKLGFAPERVVLEKPAEATTSGTDNSAARRVEVTVKG
- a CDS encoding adenylate cyclase yields the protein MATTAGGAARAELFWHRMAIGLAVFIVFGFLQFALRGFVDPVAAPFWVHVHGAAMLAWLALLIAQPVLVSRGNRARHRQLGRIGGLLAIFITGLGVFTGVASLMLNRFPPFFTPPYFLALTVTESLVFGAMVAWALRRRRATDWHRRLMIGATIVILEPALGRLLPIPLMGPWAEPAVALCQLAAVAVVAAYDRRTRGAVHPATWAIAAVVIATRVAISLLSMTPPVIALTTWLAGG
- a CDS encoding GlsB/YeaQ/YmgE family stress response membrane protein; the protein is MGLIITLIVGGIIGWLASIVMRTDAQQGIILNVVVGIVGAFLGNFLGSFFGMGASLDTFSPVGLLWAFIGAVVLLGIINLIRRGSVR
- the nadA gene encoding quinolinate synthase NadA; the protein is MTAPIRENLSGLDLRAEIERLRKERNAVILAHYYQKPEIQDLADFVGDSLELSRKAADTDADVIAFCGVKFMAETAKILSPEKIVVLPDMDAGCSLEDSCPPEQFKRFREAHPDHIALTYINCSAAVKALSDIIVTSSSAETIISQIPESQKIIFGPDRHLGGYMNRKFGRDMLLWPGVCIVHEAFSETELLKLKAQHPGAPVAAHPECPPHIVDHADYVGSTSGILQFAKSFPGDTLIVATEPHIIHQMELALPEKTFIGAPGADGNCNCNICPYMALNTMEKLYLALRDLQPRIEMDEELRLAARKSLDRMLDMASGTVGKGDLGKR
- a CDS encoding DUF4230 domain-containing protein, with translation MSKGLFRAALVAILALALFFGWRAWQDWQRGTDPETVVAASLQGLQEQNVLVPFTARYVAVVTSTQSRLGLSAKKTLIMPGTVRYELDLGKLEQSDLDWNAAAGALTVTLPPLRLAGPEIDIDAISEYRDGEILLTLTDAERVLDAANRKNAQEELIKQAKGATPMRLAQGAARTAVEQSFAMPLKAAGIDAKVTARFADPE
- a CDS encoding efflux RND transporter periplasmic adaptor subunit — its product is MDSLAGTQSFYEDADDSRRKRTRLIVALVLIALALGAAYYAFTSGKGAADAEGAAGAAAVPNVTVVVPGRVSVEAAIAANGTIAARREMPVGVAGEGGEVVRVLVEPGQWVGAGQTLAVIDRSVQTQQAASLAASIRVAQADAELAQAELERAQALVGRGFISKADMDRKRATRDAANARVRVAQAQYAEARARNDRLNIVAPAAGLVLTRQVEVGQIVGAGSGVLFRMARGGEMEMLAQMAEADLARIKVGTRATVTPVGTDVQIAGQVWQVSPVVDMDTRQGMVRIAVPYSSVLRPGGFADARLVSGTAEAPLLPESAVQSGPEGNFVLIVGKDDKIERKPVKVGTVSDAGVSIASGLTGNERVVTLAGAFLNVGDKVKPVMQKTPQ